A window of Watersipora subatra chromosome 10, tzWatSuba1.1, whole genome shotgun sequence genomic DNA:
TTTCAAAGACCTGTGCGCTGTTGCCAACCCAGTTTCTTCGACATTATAAATGTGCTGCGCTTCCCGCTTTTCTCCACCAATGACTTCTCATGGTCATCATCTCAAGAACTCCTTGTCATTTGTTTTGTTAAATCTGCTAATCCGACCAAAAATAGCGGCCGCAGATGTTTGTACAATCAGCTGGGGAAACCGCTTTCTAAATCCATATAGCCAATTTAAGCCTGCTCACTCTGTTACTACCCAACTCGGTAGAAAAGTTGCATTCACTCAGATAGCATACTCATGAGCAAATTGTCGAACGATAACTGTTGTTAGCCCATGTTGAGGCTTGGCAGCAGTGAAAATGTAATTGCATAACATTGATTGCTGGTCATCTGTGAACACTGTCATCTGTTATTAAAGTGTGACTGAAAAGCACTGATGTTCTCAAGCTGTTTGATTTTGGCTTCAGCAACACGTCTGTGTAGGATATGCCATGAGTGTCTGCAGCTTGGCGAATGGACAGGTTCTCTTTTAGTACTCAAGTAATTGCTACCCTTGTCGTTTCATCATCAGTGGGTAGCCCTCCAGGGTTTTTGGATTGATTGGCTTTTCTAGGCATATTGATAGATTtacaaataatacaattttaaaaactatttcaaCTTTTACAAAGAGCATGTTGTCTGGAGTACAATAAGACAGCATTCCAATGTTCCTGTCTTAATGTACCCAGTCTCCCATTTTTGGCACACTTTGGCTTATTGttgtgaaacaaaatatttatgaaataattttttatagctTAGAGATTAAAAGTATTGCCAAGTCACAGTACTATTGAAATGTTTGCAAGTTAACTCTACTTCCACATACAGCCTTTTATTAGGATAAATGATGAGAATTTTACATTCACTAATAAAATATAGATTCACTTACCATTCATCTGCATGTGCACCGTGTGCCAAATCCACATTTTCCTACATCAGTGCTTCCTAAATCATTACCTGTCATTTTGAATCCTGCTAGCATTCTGATTGGACATTTTGTTTGTTAGGAAACACCCACGTCCCAATGTACCCTATGTGCCCCACTTCCCCTACATGTGACggtaatacatttttaaaagtttgtatagTCTACACACAAGCAGACTGCAGTGTACTGCTTAACCTCTATTGAAAATAGGAACTGCTATGTCAAATTTTAAGCAGTTTATAGTGAATGCAGAAATGTGGTTAGAAGGTTTAATTTTGACGCGATTTGTGTGGCTACGGTTTATGCCTTGTTTATACATTATTCATTACATTATTTGTAAATACTGGTTTTCTACTATTTTCATGGTTaagttacttttattattttttcctCCAGTAGGTTTTAGTTAGATCGTTTGACCAGCTGGACGTTGTGATGACGGTGTGTCTGGGAGTTTGAGCAGCAGTGAAAAAGAAATACATGATCGCATTCTTATTTAACTGCCACAATTTGGTTATTGATTAAAACAGAGGAGCCAGTACAACAAATAAACTTTTTCACAGGTGCTGAAATAAGTATACACACTGCGACCGTCCTTAGATGTATAACTTTTTCGACTACATGTAGTTCGTTTCTTAGATTTTCATGTTCCTATGGGCAGTGTTAAATATACCAATTTAGCACTGCCCATAGGATTATGAGCAAGCTTACCGCTTACGTACTGGTTTGAAGGTTATTATCGACATTTGTTTACACATGAATTTAATGCAACGAATCCAGAAATGCTGATTACGTAGCTAATAAAACTTATCATGCGCTGAAAAAGATATTAGTGCCTAATTTGCAAGTTTTAAACTTAGGTAAGTTCATGCTAAGATATAGCGGTTCTCAATGCAGTACCCACGTGAATCATAGCCTAACTTTTACTTACTATGTGTTTTTCATTAGAAGTTTAATAAAACTCAGGCACAAAGCCACCACAATAAGGGTGTGGTCCCGCCACATGCCTATGGCAGTTAAAATGctaaacaattattatatgaGAAAATAAACGAATATTTCAAGTGGTTGGCCACGTGAAAAACAGGCTTGCTAAGCGGTTAGTTGGCGTCTGAAATAAATTgcggttttattgaatgttagACTAACACGCAGTATATCAGCGAGTCAAATCGAGTGAAGCGTTGAGAGCACAACTCTTGTACTAACGATATACGTAGTTAATAATCGGAATTCTAAATCCAGTTTTTGGCTACAACTAGCAGTGCTTACTCAATTATGAAATTAATACATGCAAACGGAAaataaatctaatttttaaaactCTTTTCAAACCAAATAAGGGTGGCAATGTTTTTGAAAGTTGAATGACAACATGCACTAAAATATAGAAATCTAAGGACAGCAGGCGAGAAGTCGAGAACAATGTGTGTAATATCCTCTATTAGTCTATAACATCAACAGTAATCAACATCATTGCGCTAGCAAGTAGCATAATTGTAAGATTAGCAAAACCCATATTGAGCCTGTTAGTCACCGTACTGAGAAAACGATAACGTAATAAGAAGTTACAGAGAACAATGGCTTGCGTGTTACAGAATACCATTATTAAAATATACCAATCAGATCATTTGTGGAAGCACAACTCCCAATTCAAAGTGTTCAATAAAAGATATTAGATGATGATAGAGCATTGGATGTATATCACTTGATATATTGGCAAAAATAACATGAGAATATTCTGTAGCACTGATAAACAAgttattaaaatacaataaataactCCCACCAGCCCGCTGGTGATCTCCATGCTAGCCTCTCAAACAGCTGACCCTGTCTTATTACACATGCCAGTTAGAAATTAGGCCCCACACTACCTACTAAGAGGCAACTGATAAACTGTAACCAGTACACATAATACGTAACAACAGGTAATAGGATTGCGACTGACTAGCTTCGATCTACTAGACGACTTTGACATCTTCATCCGAGTCGGCATATTGTTGAGCAGCGATGAGGCTATGGGAGCGTGTCAGCTCGTGTAGTGACATACGACAGTGACGATGACTGAGTGAGGGATAGTAACGCCGATATACCGTGTAAGCGATAACCATTCCTAGCAAAGACCCTACCAAGACATCCTGCCAGTGATGATGATTGTCAACTGTTCTACTTATGGCCACACATGTCGCTAGGATTATAGGAATGATACTGGTGACCAGCTTCCAACCTTGCCTGTCGCCATTTAGGGAAAATGTCTCCAGTTTACCAGATATGTAGAAGAACACCCACACGAGTCTAAAACATGCGATCAGAAAGATTTATTATTGAACAGCATGATCAACATGAATTAAGGAGGATGCTTTAAAAATGGTAAGCAAATGCTCAATCTGCTAGATTTTGTTAGCTGACAACTGCACATAACGACCAACCAGCGTGCACAATCTATATGTTGTGTGTTAACCTTTGCATGCCAAAATTATGTGTAGGCTATAACCTACACAGTAAAGCTCCATGAAGAATGCCCACTGGGGAAGCTTTTCCGACCCTCTATAATATCTGCAGCCAAACCAGAACATTGAACATCGTCACTCCACTCCACTTGCTCTTCATGAATAAAACACCTGCAAGAACGGTTATTAGCACACAGGTCGCAATGTTTAACACATAATAGGTAACAGATAACGAAAGCAGCCAGCAAACCATGCTGAGTAAAAAGGGAAAGATATCATCTGTCTATAGAGCTTGTGCAAAAGCACATTCAAGCAACACGTATACTTGTTAAAATGCAATCCAATAGCAATACAACGACCTGCAAAAACTATAACCACCTGCCACAACCACAATACCTTGTTACAGCcataacaacatacatgtaatcgATTGCtacagtacagtcatacctctacatatgagcaaattgagatacgagtagaatttcgagcaagtttctaccttgagatacgagtaatctttgagatacgagccggtTCTTGATGGCCgctatatggccaagtatgcaagAGGCTGCTTTTGAGAACAAATCGCTCAGGTTTTTCTTCGAATCAGTTTTAAGAGTTTTTATAGGGTTGCCTAATTATAGTAATGCAAGGGAAAAAGCGTCCAACCGCAACAAATAATACCAAAtaagacaaaattaaagtaagtatTGTAAAAGATTGAAACTTAGCTTTAGgtgtgtgtttagtgagctaaattctTGTAAGTTAACTTCACAGAACTTCAGTTGCCTAGCCTCACAAAAGTTTAGGATACCGAACGCGCTGCtatcaagtctctctcagaccACCATTAGTcactacgtctgtctcgaaggtaaaaacgtACTTTAGTGTACATGGTAATGCTACATTTTACTGCAGATTTTAACAACTACATTACACCAATTAAAAACGCAATTTTCCTATGTAATACCCTGTTTAATGTGGTTTTCTCTTAGTACGGTACCGGATCATTTTGtaattagtt
This region includes:
- the LOC137405897 gene encoding phospholipid phosphatase 5-like; the encoded protein is MRHQRITRQSSRRSSLVSRVIPFCLELCTRIILFLIFWCTEGEWGKPSTRNIRPEEIWLYKYPRRVSYVPTWVLWTEVLAVGPFILVIVYLLTRDRSDLREAFMSYSLACLINGAVVNVIKLAAGRPRPDFYYRCFIHEEQVEWSDDVQCSGLAADIIEGRKSFPSGHSSWSFTVLVWVFFYISGKLETFSLNGDRQGWKLVTSIIPIILATCVAISRTVDNHHHWQDVLVGSLLGMVIAYTVYRRYYPSLSHRHCRMSLHELTRSHSLIAAQQYADSDEDVKVV